A DNA window from Bradyrhizobium barranii subsp. barranii contains the following coding sequences:
- a CDS encoding recombinase family protein yields the protein MLDTRATLAAVAAILKNPAYAGAFVYGRTRFRPPKREGALPQKAPRPMEEWRIVVKDRYPAYIDWPIYEKIRSVIRDNRAEYMRIKTRGAPRNGELLLHGIAWCARCSHKMYVRYKGGGEYVCNHLRTQEGQPTCQHIRAAHIDAAVGDAFLTALAPAELDALSRSRRVQQQTNNALRSSAERELERKRYTAALAERQFNRADPDNRLVASELERRWEAALNDVRAAEEALARQTPPKAITQVAISKELNDKVISLTGRLPQIWGDETISDAHRKALLRCLIEKVVLDRGERDLALARIVWRGGAVTELEVKMSVNSVTRLTRGTEMRERLLTLARDGVPDDKIATILTREGHRSPRCADKVLPITVGRLRRAAAIKVTAQRSRWEHDDSYLSPPELARRLEIPVNWLYVQIRTKRLLIDRQPSGAYLFPNTPSVLHAIGDLRNHVIAQLDLRICQPNKEGHQHG from the coding sequence GTGCTGGACACGCGCGCGACGCTGGCTGCCGTCGCGGCGATCTTGAAGAACCCCGCATACGCGGGCGCCTTTGTCTATGGACGAACCCGCTTCCGGCCGCCGAAGCGGGAGGGGGCCCTGCCACAAAAGGCTCCGCGGCCGATGGAGGAGTGGCGGATCGTCGTTAAAGATCGATATCCAGCCTATATCGACTGGCCAATTTATGAAAAAATCCGATCCGTCATCAGAGATAACCGAGCCGAATACATGCGCATCAAAACCCGCGGCGCGCCTCGCAATGGCGAGCTCCTGCTCCACGGCATTGCCTGGTGCGCACGATGTAGCCATAAGATGTACGTCCGCTACAAGGGCGGCGGCGAATATGTATGCAATCACCTGCGTACCCAGGAAGGTCAGCCAACCTGCCAACACATCCGCGCCGCCCATATCGATGCAGCCGTTGGCGACGCATTCCTAACCGCACTAGCGCCGGCCGAACTCGATGCCTTGTCGCGCTCCCGCCGGGTGCAGCAGCAGACGAACAATGCGCTACGCTCCAGTGCAGAACGAGAGCTCGAGCGCAAGCGATACACGGCGGCGCTCGCCGAACGGCAGTTCAACCGAGCTGATCCAGATAATCGGTTGGTCGCCTCGGAACTCGAGCGTCGATGGGAAGCGGCGCTAAACGACGTGCGCGCCGCCGAAGAGGCGCTTGCCCGACAGACGCCGCCCAAAGCCATCACACAAGTGGCCATAAGCAAGGAGCTCAACGACAAGGTCATCAGCCTCACCGGCCGCCTCCCGCAGATATGGGGTGACGAGACTATCTCGGATGCGCATCGCAAGGCGTTGTTGCGATGTCTCATCGAAAAGGTCGTTCTCGACCGCGGTGAGCGCGACTTGGCCCTGGCTAGGATCGTCTGGCGGGGAGGCGCCGTGACGGAGCTCGAAGTGAAGATGAGCGTCAACTCCGTCACCAGATTGACGCGAGGCACAGAGATGCGGGAACGCCTTCTGACGCTCGCTCGCGACGGCGTCCCAGACGACAAGATCGCCACAATCCTTACTCGGGAAGGTCACCGCTCTCCCCGTTGCGCCGATAAGGTGCTGCCTATCACCGTTGGGCGGCTCCGTCGTGCCGCCGCCATCAAGGTAACTGCCCAGCGCAGCCGATGGGAGCATGACGACTCATACCTCAGCCCGCCCGAACTGGCCCGAAGGCTCGAGATTCCAGTAAACTGGCTCTATGTTCAGATCCGAACCAAGCGTTTGCTAATTGATCGCCAGCCCAGCGGCGCCTATCTCTTCCCGAATACACCATCCGTTCTTCACGCCATCGGAGACCTTCGAAACCACGTCATCGCGCAACTTGATCTAAGAATCTGTCAGCCTAACAAGGAGGGGCATCAACATGGGTGA
- a CDS encoding transposase, producing the protein MEQSGEEAEADGFVGKLTRRTRSGGRLWSAEIKGRAVFESMKPDARVCDVARRYGVKAQQLTTWRRLARAGRLALVTDDAADFVSIELSDPVASGKSEGPVEITIGKVSVRLDADVSAVRIAEIVTAIERGA; encoded by the coding sequence ATGGAACAATCGGGGGAGGAAGCCGAAGCTGATGGCTTTGTGGGGAAGCTTACGCGCCGGACGCGTTCTGGAGGCCGGTTATGGTCTGCGGAGATCAAGGGGCGCGCTGTTTTCGAGAGCATGAAGCCCGACGCCCGGGTATGTGATGTCGCACGGCGTTATGGTGTGAAGGCCCAGCAGTTGACGACGTGGCGCAGATTGGCGCGTGCTGGCCGGCTCGCATTGGTCACGGACGACGCGGCGGATTTCGTGTCGATCGAGCTGAGCGATCCAGTGGCGTCAGGCAAGAGCGAGGGGCCCGTCGAGATTACGATTGGCAAGGTTTCGGTCCGCCTGGATGCGGACGTGTCGGCGGTGCGGATCGCGGAGATCGTGACTGCGATCGAGCGCGGCGCATGA
- a CDS encoding class I SAM-dependent methyltransferase, giving the protein MQYSCAYFRDPEHETLEQAQRNKLVHATSKLQLKPGMTVAEIGSGWGGFAIHLARETGAHVTAVNVSPEQIRAARVYAEAAGVADRVVFRELDYRQLNGQFDRVVSVGMMEHVGIGHFDEYFLKIRELLTPDGYAFVHCIGRMSQPGTTGPFIRKYIFPGAYVPALSETFAATERCGLWCDDMEVLRLHYRYTVKHWRERFAKNRLQAAAIYDERFCRMWEFYLAAVELEFLHGSHMVFQLLLSTKRDAVPITRDFMADFERAAWAKTSG; this is encoded by the coding sequence ATGCAATATTCCTGCGCTTATTTTCGAGATCCCGAGCATGAGACGCTCGAACAGGCGCAGCGCAACAAGTTGGTTCACGCCACCAGCAAACTCCAATTAAAGCCTGGAATGACCGTCGCTGAGATCGGCTCCGGCTGGGGCGGCTTCGCCATCCATCTGGCGCGCGAGACCGGTGCCCATGTCACAGCAGTCAATGTTTCACCCGAGCAGATCAGGGCAGCACGTGTTTATGCCGAGGCCGCCGGCGTGGCCGATCGAGTCGTGTTTCGCGAATTGGACTATCGCCAACTCAACGGCCAATTTGACCGGGTGGTGTCTGTCGGCATGATGGAGCACGTCGGCATTGGACATTTTGACGAGTATTTCCTCAAAATCCGCGAACTCCTGACCCCTGACGGCTATGCCTTTGTCCATTGCATCGGCCGGATGTCGCAGCCTGGCACCACCGGTCCTTTCATCCGCAAATACATTTTTCCCGGCGCCTATGTGCCGGCCCTATCCGAGACCTTCGCCGCGACGGAGCGCTGCGGTCTGTGGTGCGACGACATGGAAGTGCTTCGGCTGCATTATCGCTACACCGTGAAACACTGGCGCGAGCGCTTCGCCAAAAATAGACTACAGGCCGCTGCAATCTACGACGAACGGTTCTGCCGGATGTGGGAATTCTACCTCGCCGCTGTCGAACTCGAATTCTTGCATGGCTCCCACATGGTGTTTCAATTGCTTCTATCGACCAAACGCGATGCGGTACCGATCACGCGCGATTTTATGGCCGACTTCGAGCGGGCGGCCTGGGCTAAAACAAGTGGTTGA